The following are encoded together in the Populus trichocarpa isolate Nisqually-1 chromosome 5, P.trichocarpa_v4.1, whole genome shotgun sequence genome:
- the LOC18098504 gene encoding putative disease resistance RPP13-like protein 1, with protein sequence MASATAFAIGGSFLSAFLQVLFDRMASREVLGFFRERKLNDRLLKKLKVLMISVNGVLDDAEEKQIAKPAVEMWVNELKDAVYEADDLLDEIAYEALRSEVEVGSQSSADQVRGFLSARFSFQKVKEEMETKLGEIVDMLEYLVQQKDALGLREGTVEKASSQRIPTTSLVDESGVYGRDGDKEAIMKLVLSATENGKRLDVIPIVGMAGVGKTTLAQLVYNDSRVGEQFDMKVWICVSEEFDVLKVIKDILKKAGSMNCDTMTGDQLHCELEKESTGKKIMLVLDDVWSNDWGKWDFLLTPFKSLLHGSKILVTTRIESVASVKATVAAHRLQELTADDCWLVFAKHAFDDGSCSARPDLEEIGKEVVRKCKGLPLAAKALGGLLRFKRDAKEWEKILKSNMWDLPNDGILPVLRLSYHYLPPQLKQCFAYCAIFPENHEFNKDELIRLWMSEGFLVPPKRNKEMEEVGNEFFHDLVSRSFFQQSSGKSRSVFQGSSGDPLFVMHDLINDLARYVAREFCFRLEGEDSNKITERTRHLSYAVTRHDSCKKFEGIYDAKLLRTFLPLSEAWLRNQINILPVSRPRNQIDNKVTHDLLPRLTRLRVLSLVNYSNVVELPDPMGKLKHLRYLNLSATSIKRLPEVVSTAYHLQTLILENCKELVELPDSVGRLKHLLYASLKGAKIKRLPESMCTLYNLQTLVLEDCRNLVRLPHSIGNLKQLRYVTLKGTTIKMLPASMGGLCNLQTLILRSCKDLIELPDDLGRLINLSHLDIEGTKLSKMPPHMGKLTKLQNLSDFFLGKDTGSSLQELGKLQHLQGGLNIWNLQNVGSAPDALHDNVKGMKHLKTLNLMWDGDPNDSGHVRHVLDKLEPDVNMEYLYIYGFGGTRFSDWVGDSSFSRIVSMELSRCKYCTSLPPLGQLGSLKELLVRGFEGLAVVGREFYGSCMSVRKPFGSLESLTLSMMPEWREWISDQGMQAFPCLQKLCISGCPNLRKVLSNHLLPSLTTLEIEGCKQLVTSIPRCPIIDELKLDDDSRHLLLGRLPSGMHSLKVYRFYSMDSIPKEMEQIGSFLTTLEEIEMENCDSLKCFQLELFPRLKTLRISTCSNLESHCEHEGPLEDLTSLHSLKIWECPKLVSFPKGGLPASCLTELQLFDCANLKSMPEHMNSLLPSLEDLRLFLLPKLEFFPEGGLPSKLKSLYIENCSKLIAARMQWSLQSLPSLSKFTVGVDESVESFPEEMLLPSTLASLEILSLKTLKSLNCSGLQHLTSLGQLTITDCPNLQSMPGEGLPSSLSSLEIWRCPLLDQRCQQGIGVDWLKITHIPNVHINGYKIHQP encoded by the coding sequence ATGGCTTCTGCAACTGCATTCGCCATTGGAGGTTCATTTCTGTCAGCCTTCCTTCAGGTTTTGTTCGACAGAATGGCTTCTCGCGAGGTTTTAGGCTTCTTCAGAGAGCGAAAACTCAATGATAGGTTGTTAAAGAAGTTGAAGGTACTTATGATTTCTGTTAACGGGGTACTTGATGATGCGGAGGAGAAGCAAATAGCCAAGCCAGCTGTTGAGATGTGGGTCAACGAGCTCAAAGATGCTGTATATGAAGCTGATGATTTGTTAGATGAGATTGCTTATGAAGCTCTGCGATCGGAGGTGGAAGTTGGCTCTCAATCTAGTGCAGATCAGGTGAGAGGCTTTTTATCTGCTCGTTTTTCATTTCAGAAAGTAAAGGAAGAGATGGAGACAAAGTTAGGAGAGATCGTTGACATGCTTGAGTACTTGGTACAACAAAAGGATGCCCTTGGTCTGAGAGAGGGTACTGTTGAGAAAGCATCATCACAGAGAATACCAACAACTTCTCTTGTGGATGAATCCGGGGTATATGGTAGGGATGGAGATAAGGAAGCCATAATGAAACTGGTACTATCTGCAACTGAAAATGGCAAACGGCTAGATGTGATTCCCATAGTAGGTATGGCTGGGGTTGGTAAGACCACTCTTGCTCAGCTTGTTTACAATGATAGCAGAGTAGGAGAGCAGTTTGATATGAAGGTATGGATCTGTGTTTCGGAAGAATTCGATGTTCTCAAGGTGATCAAAGATATTCTTAAGAAGGCTGGTTCCATGAATTGTGATACAATGACTGGAGATCAACTTCACTGCGAGTTAGAGAAGGAATcaacagggaaaaaaattatgcttgttTTAGATGATGTTTGGAGCAATGATTGGGGAAAATGGGATTTTCTGTTGACACCTTTCAAGTCTCTGTTACATGGAAGTAAGATCCTTGTTACAACACGAATTGAAAGCGTAGCATCGGTCAAGGCCACTGTTGCAGCCCATCGCCTACAGGAATTGACTGCGGATGATTGCTGGTTGGTGTTTGCAAAACATGCATTTGATGATGGAAGTTGCAGTGCACGTCCAGACTTGGAAGAAATAGGTAAAGAAGTGGTAAGAAAGTGCAAAGGGTTACCTTTAGCTGCAAAAGCCCTGGGAGGTCTCCTACGCTTTAAAAGAGATGCTAAGGAATGGGAGAAGATCTTGAAGAGCAACATGTGGGATTTGCCGAATGATGGTATTCTTCCTGTTCTCAGATTGAGTTATCACTATCTTCCACCACAGCTGAAGCAATGCTTTGCTTACTGTGCAATATTTCCAGAGAATCATGAATTTAACAAGGATGAATTAATCCGTTTATGGATGTCAGAGGGCTTTCTAGTTCCACCTAAAAGAAATAAGGAGATGGAAGAAGTAGGAAATGAGTTCTTTCATGATCTTGTTTCAAGGTCATTTTTCCAGCAATCTAGTGGAAAATCAAGGTCAGTTTTTCAAGGATCAAGCGGGGATCCATTATTTGTAATGCATGACCTCATAAATGACTTGGCTAGATATGTAGCTAGAGAATTTTGCTTCAGGTTGGAAGGCGAAGATTCAAACAAGATCACAGAAAGGACTCGTCATTTGTCTTATGCAGTAACAAGACACGATTCTTGTAAAAAATTTGAGGGTATTTATGATGCCAAGCTTTTGCGCACTTTCTTACCATTGTCAGAAGCGTGGCTACGCAACCAAATCAATATCTTACCGGTGTCAAGACCACGCAACCAAATCGATAATAAGGTAACACATGATTTATTGCCAAGGCTTACACGCTTACGAGTGCTATCCTTGGTTAACTATTCCAACGTGGTTGAGTTACCTGATCCAATGGGCAAGTTAAAACATTTACGATACCTTAATCTCTCCGCTACATCAATAAAAAGGTTGCCTGAAGTTGTGAGTACTGCATACCATTTGCAGACATTAATCCTGGAAAATTGTAAAGAGCTTGTTGAGCTGCCTGATTCAGTTGGCCGCTTGAAGCATTTGCTATATGCCAGTCTTAAaggtgcaaaaatcaaaagGTTACCTGAATCCATGTGTACATTGTATAATCTGCAAACATTAGTCTTGGAAGATTGCAGAAACCTTGTCAGACTGCCTCATTCAATTGGCAATTTGAAGCAATTGCGATATGTGACTCTTAAAGGCACAACGATCAAAATGTTACCAGCATCCATGGGAGGCTTGTGTAATTTGCAGACTTTAATCTTGCGGTCATGCAAAGATCTGATTGAGCTACCAGATGATTTGGGAAGGCTAATCAACTTGAGTCATCTTGATATCGAAGGAACAAAATTGTCGAAGATGCCGCCGCATATGGGTAAACTAACAAAGCTCCAAAACCTAAGTGATTTCTTTCTAGGAAAAGATACTGGTTCTAGCCTTCAAGAGTTGGGGAAGCTTCAACATTTACAGGGAGGACTAAATATTTGGAACCTGCAAAATGTTGGGAGTGCTCCAGATGCTCTACATGACAATGTGAAGGGTATGAAGCATCTCAAGACTTTGAATTTGATGTGGGATGGTGATCCTAATGACTCTGGACATGTAAGGCATGTACTGGACAAATTAGAGCCTGATGTAAATATGGAGTATCTTTATATCTATGGTTTTGGGGGTACAAGGTTTTCAGATTGGGTAGGAGACTCTTCTTTCTCAAGAATAGTATCCATGGAGCTCAGCCGATGTAAATACTGCACGTCCTTACCACCACTTGGGCAGTTAGGGTCTTTGAAAGAACTCCTGGTAAGAGGGTTTGAGGGACTTGCGGTTGTGGGTCGTGAGTTCTACGGAAGTTGCATGTCCGTGAGGAAGCCATTTGGATCCCTTGAAAGTTTAACTCTTTCAATGATGCCTGAATGGCGTGAATGGATTTCAGATCAAGGCATGCAAGCTTTCCCTTGTCTTCAAAAGCTTTGCATAAGCGGCTGCCCCAACCTAAGAAAGGTGCTGTCCAATCACCTCCTTCCATCTTTAACAACACTTGAGATCGAGGGATGCAAGCAGCTTGTAACTTCAATTCCAAGATGTCCAATCattgatgaattaaaattaGATGATGATTCTCGTCATCTGCTGCTAGGCAGATTGCCTTCTGGGATGCACAGCCTGAAAGTTTATCGATTCTATTCCATGGATTCCATACCAAAAGAAATGGAGCAAATTGGTTCCTTTCTCACCACtttagaagaaattgaaatggaaaattGTGATTCACTCAAGTGCTTCCAGCTGGAGCTGTTCCCTAGGTTGAAGACTCTCAGGATCTCTACATGTTCAAATTTGGAATCTCATTGTGAACATGAAGGACCTCTAGAGGATCTCACCTCTCTTCATTCCTTGAAAATATGGGAATGCCCTAAATTAGTATCTTTTCCGAAAGGAGGATTACCTGCCTCATGTTTGACAGAGCTTCAGTTGTTTGATTGCGCAAATTTGAAGTCCATGCCTGAGCATATGAATTCCCTCCTCCCATCCCTTGAAGATTTGAGATTATTCCTCCTTCCAAAACTCGAGTTCTTTCCAGAAGGGGGTCTGCCCTCTAAATTAAAATCACTTTATATTGAAAATTGCAGCAAACTCATTGCAGCCAGAATGCAATGGAGTTTGCAATCGCTCCCTTCTCTTTCAAAATTCACTGTTGGTGTTGACGAAAGTGTGGAATCCTTCCCAGAGGAGATGCTGCTGCCCTCAACTCTTGCCTCTCTTGAAATATTGAGTCTTAAAACTCTGAAATCCCTGAACTGCTCGGGGCTTCAACACCTCACTTCTCTTGGACAATTGACCATTACAGACTGCCCTAATCTACAGTCCATGCCAGGAGAAGGCCTCCCCTCCTCCCTTTCTTCTCTTGAAATCTGGCGGTGTCCTTTGCTGGATCAAAGATGTCAACAGGGAATAGGGGTAGATTGGCTCAAGATTACTCACATCCCCAACGTGCATATTAATGGATACAAGATCCATCAACCTTAG
- the LOC18098507 gene encoding cell wall / vacuolar inhibitor of fructosidase 2 encodes MEDYGFCNRVFHENMKSPSIDYVGLTAIAMDQTITNATNTYEYILGLLKNTTDQSLRNVLVACENAFGIVKSSFGAALQSFNRKDYDDMFKLERVAPRAQASCETSFTAPPSPPNPLAERNREMRILITMAIASGKEILKR; translated from the coding sequence ATGGAAGACTATGGTTTCTGCAACAGGGTTTTTCATGAGAACATGAAAAGCCCGTCAATAGACTATGTTGGTCTCACAGCAATAGCAATGGACCAGACAATAACAAACGCAACCAACACTTACGAGTATATTTTGGGTCTTCTAAAGAACACGACTGACCAATCATTGAGGAATGTTCTTGTTGCATGTGAGAATGCTTTTGGTATAGTGAAGTCGTCTTTCGGGGCTGCCTTGCAATCTTTTAACAGGAAAGATTATGATGATATGTTCAAGCTTGAACGGGTTGCACCGAGAGCACAAGCCAGCTGTGAAACGAGTTTCACTGCACCACCAAGTCCTCCAAATCCTTTGGCTGAAAGGAATAGGGAGATGAGGATTCTGATTACCATGGCTATTGCCTCTGGAAAGGAAATACTAAAGCGTTGA
- the LOC7479149 gene encoding probable xyloglucan endotransglucosylase/hydrolase protein 23, with protein MASFLASSRVPMSVVLVLFTLASLMGSSLGNFYQDFDIMWGDWRAMILNDGELLNLNLDQASGSGFQSKNEYLFGKIDMQLKLVPGNSAGTVTAYYLQSKGSAWDEIDFEFLGNLSGDPYILHTNVYSQGKGDKEQQFYLWFDPTADFHTYSILWNPQRIIFFVDGTPIREFKNMESIGVPFPKYQPMRLYSTLWNADNWATRGGLVKTDWSQAPFTASYTHFNANNACVWFNGASSCDSNNFSPPSWLSEDLDSANLDKLQWVQTNNMIYNYCADAKRFPQGFPPECNMS; from the exons ATGGcttcttttcttgcttcttcaaGGGTTCCAATGTCGGTGGTATTGGTCTTGTTTACACTTGCTTCTTTGATGGGGTCATCTCTTGGTAACTTCTACCAAGACTTCGATATTATGTGGGGAGATTGGCGTGCTATGATACTCAACGATGGTGAGCTTCTCAATCTCAATCTTGACCAAGCTTCTGGCTCAGGATTCCAATCCAAGAATGAGTATTTGTTCGGAAAGATTGATATGCAACTCAAGCTTGTCCCTGGCAACTCTGCTGGCACTGTAACTGCCTACTAC TTACAATCAAAAGGGTCGGCCTGGGATGAGATAGACTTTGAGTTCTTGGGGAACTTGAGTGGAGATCCTTACATTCTTCATACTAATGTGTATAGCCAAGGCAAAGGCGACAAGGAGCAACAATTTTATCTCTGGTTTGATCCAACTGCTGATTTCCACACCTATTCCATCCTTTGGAACCCACAAAGAATCAT CTTCTTTGTAGATGGCACCCCTATTAGGGAGTTCAAGAACATGGAATCGATTGGTGTTCCATTTCCAAAGTATCAACCAATGAGACTCTACTCTACTTTATGGAATGCAGATAACTGGGCTACAAGAGGTGGTCTCGTCAAGACTGATTGGTCACAAGCTCCTTTCACTGCCTCCTACACGCACTTCAATGCTAATAATGCTTGTGTTTGGTTCAACGGTGCATCTTCTTGTGATTCAAATAATTTCTCCCCTCCTTCTTGGCTTTCAGAGGATCTTGATTCAGCAAATCTTGATAAGCTTCAATGGGTCCAAACGAACAACATGATATATAATTATTGCGCAGATGCCAAGAGGTTTCCCCAGGGATTTCCTCCAGAATGCAACATGTCTTAG